The proteins below come from a single Bactrocera dorsalis isolate Fly_Bdor chromosome 5, ASM2337382v1, whole genome shotgun sequence genomic window:
- the LOC105231422 gene encoding uncharacterized protein LOC105231422, protein MGKKKVPSEDLIVPPQDQRICGTICVCQMTLVLSSVALVYLTVAIYMPSTRAFKSGIDPTPVMCTTTRAVNKDNCEWGSCGEWCLSKTSGACIQIYVNLRTNGTNLTFQNCTNSANKTCYGIDQDRADKARCINDECKNLTGTFNCTEGQCLNITDAFECVFKNSDSPVKCSGRRGKINCMDINGLFSCNRGTCRKIRTPYNCDRRCVDIPTRNKNVVVLSGDKVYLSQCQNAINAETKEEVWNESADNVVMASCYFIKNTSDRVEALDCINGSTLEHNMLTDLTNFTYLSHLHISVSVPTPEIAPPDFDLTISNESKLMINLEGCVNTLMDECKEFLKDFGRDGSDHNARARFPCFYSPSKKEIVVARFDLEVTYRQFVIASVVPSVLFVVSCLVLLLCQKTVYVGDDAKMRFKGCVDTDTILAKNNIGSQTNLGDTGGGGGDDVMAL, encoded by the coding sequence ATGGGTAAGAAAAAAGTGCCGAGTGAGGACCTCATTGTACCGCCACAGGATCAGCGCATATGCGGCACGATTTGCGTGTGCCAAATGACGCTCGTGCTCAGCTCGGTGGCGCTGGTCTATCTAACGGTCGCCATCTACATGCCGTCGACGCGCGCCTTCAAGAGCGGCATCGATCCAACGCCCGTCATGTGCACCACCACGCGCGCCGTCAACAAGGACAACTGCGAGTGGGGCTCGTGCGGCGAGTGGTGCCTGAGTAAGACGTCTGGCGCCTGCATACAAATCTACGTGAATCTACGTACCAACGGCACCAATCTCACCTTTCAGAATTGCACGAATTCGGCGAATAAAACGTGCTACGGCATCGATCAGGACCGCGCCGATAAGGCGCGCTGCATAAATGATGAGTGCAAAAATTTGACGGGTACATTTAATTGTACCGAAGGTCAGTGCTTGAATATAACCGATGCGTTCGAGTGTGTTTTCAAGAATAGCGATTCGCCGGTTAAGTGTTCGGGTCGGCGGGGGAAAATCAATTGTATGGACATAAACGGTTTGTTTTCGTGTAATCGCGGCACGTGTCGCAAAATACGCACACCCTACAATTGTGACCGTCGTTGCGTCGACATACCGACACGCAATAAGAATGTGGTGGTGTTGAGCGGCGATAAAGTGTATTTGTCGCAATGTCAAAATGCCATCAATGCAGAGACTAAAGAAGAAGTGTGGAATGAATCCGCGGATAATGTTGTGATGGCATCgtgttatttcataaaaaacacaTCGGATCGTGTGGAGGCATTAGATTGCATAAACGGTTCGACGCTGGAACACAATATGCTCACGGATCTCACCAATTTCACGTATCTAAGTCATCTGCACATATCGGTGTCGGTGCCAACGCCGGAGATAGCGCCACCCGATTTCGATTTGACCATTTCGAATGAGTCGAAGCTCATGATCAATCTGGAGGGCTGTGTGAATACGCTGATGGATGAGTGCAAGGAGTTCTTGAAGGATTTCGGCCGTGATGGCAGCGATCACAATGCACGTGCGCGCTTCCCTTGCTTCTACTCGCCGTCAAAGAAGGAAATTGTCGTGGCTCGCTTCGACTTGGAGGTCACCTATCGACAGTTTGTTATCGCCTCGGTTGTGCCGTCCGTCTTGTTTGTGGTGTCGTGTCTGGTCTTGCTACTGTGTCAGAAGACCGTCTATGTGGGTGATGATGCGAAAATGCGTTTCAAGGGTTGTGTGGACACGGATACGATATTGGCGAAAAATAATATTGGCTCACAAACCAATTTGGGCGATACTGGTGGAGGTGGTGGCGACGACGTAATGGCACTATGA
- the LOC105231420 gene encoding protein tipE isoform X2: MKKSSTATTTMSLPTSPTISAHTITGSKLSLSSTKTATSGRSSRSSMQSPQKKKSDLELESILEKAKFYTSLCLGTTAILSVFAFLFLIPFVVDPAISTIIADYDPVPVTCIVIDHVYAEGIRNCSWSSCREGCTSSLTKCHQLYVNYTRIPFIEWEKNPRELDKVQWDVSYTKFLINSEGCGYPPTTNCSVFARQYGYSHIGEPFPCYYSRAYPEVVIGRYSWENNLYHLVLSLIIPNVLFAISIGVLSYWYCPCCDKACNKSSRVYAEKFPSKEEKLLCQSDDEDDMEY; encoded by the exons ATGAAGAAAAGTTCGACCGCTACGACAACAATGTCGCTACCGACCAGTCCGACAATTTCGGCGCACACCATTACCGGCAGTAAGCTAAGTTTAAGCAGCACAAAGACAGCGACTTCGGGGCGTTCGAGTCGCTCGAGCATGCAATCGCCACAGAAGAAAAAGAGCGATCTCGAATTGGAGTCGATATTAGAGAAGGCGAAATTTTACACATCGTTGTGCCTTG GAACCACTGCAATTCTGTCGGTTTTTGCCTTCCTCTTTTTAATACCATTCGTCGTGGATCCAGCAATATCGACGATAATTGCCGATTATGATCCCGTACCAGTTACATGTATTGTCATTGATCATGTTTACGCGGAAGGCATAAGAAATTGTTCGTGGAGCTCGTGCCGCGAGGGCTGCACGTCATCACTCACCAA GTGCCATCAGTTGTACGTCAACTACACACGCATACCATTCATCGAATGGGAAAAGAATCCACGTGAACTGGATAAGGTGCAATGGGACGTCAGTTATACGAAATTTCTCATCAATTCGGAAGGTTGCGGTTATCCGCCCACAACGAATTGCAGTGTCTTTGCGCGCCAATATGG CTACTCGCACATTGGCGAACCGTTTCCCTGTTATTACAGTCGTGCCTACCCAGAAGTGGTGATCGGTCGCTACTCGTGGGAGAACAACTTGTATCATCTCGTGCTGTCGCTTATCATACCGAATGTTCTATTCGCCATTTCGATTGGTGTGCTCAGCTATTGGTACTGCCCCTGTTGCGACAAAGCATGCAACAAATCATCACGGGTCTATGCGGAGAAGTTTCCCTCGAAGGAAGA AAAACTTCTGTGTCAAAGTGACGACGAAGATGACATGGAATACTAG
- the LOC105231420 gene encoding protein tipE isoform X1, with translation MKKSSTATTTMSLPTSPTISAHTITGSKLSLSSTKTATSGRSSRSSMQSPQKKKSDLELESILEKAKFYTSLCLGTTAILSVFAFLFLIPFVVDPAISTIIADYDPVPVTCIVIDHVYAEGIRNCSWSSCREGCTSSLTKCHQLYVNYTRIPFIEWEKNPRELDKVQWDVSYTKFLINSEGCGYPPTTNCSVFARQYGYSHIGEPFPCYYSRAYPEVVIGRYSWENNLYHLVLSLIIPNVLFAISIGVLSYWYCPCCDKACNKSSRVYAEKFPSKEEIVNCMNCKPEKTLSLSNF, from the exons ATGAAGAAAAGTTCGACCGCTACGACAACAATGTCGCTACCGACCAGTCCGACAATTTCGGCGCACACCATTACCGGCAGTAAGCTAAGTTTAAGCAGCACAAAGACAGCGACTTCGGGGCGTTCGAGTCGCTCGAGCATGCAATCGCCACAGAAGAAAAAGAGCGATCTCGAATTGGAGTCGATATTAGAGAAGGCGAAATTTTACACATCGTTGTGCCTTG GAACCACTGCAATTCTGTCGGTTTTTGCCTTCCTCTTTTTAATACCATTCGTCGTGGATCCAGCAATATCGACGATAATTGCCGATTATGATCCCGTACCAGTTACATGTATTGTCATTGATCATGTTTACGCGGAAGGCATAAGAAATTGTTCGTGGAGCTCGTGCCGCGAGGGCTGCACGTCATCACTCACCAA GTGCCATCAGTTGTACGTCAACTACACACGCATACCATTCATCGAATGGGAAAAGAATCCACGTGAACTGGATAAGGTGCAATGGGACGTCAGTTATACGAAATTTCTCATCAATTCGGAAGGTTGCGGTTATCCGCCCACAACGAATTGCAGTGTCTTTGCGCGCCAATATGG CTACTCGCACATTGGCGAACCGTTTCCCTGTTATTACAGTCGTGCCTACCCAGAAGTGGTGATCGGTCGCTACTCGTGGGAGAACAACTTGTATCATCTCGTGCTGTCGCTTATCATACCGAATGTTCTATTCGCCATTTCGATTGGTGTGCTCAGCTATTGGTACTGCCCCTGTTGCGACAAAGCATGCAACAAATCATCACGGGTCTATGCGGAGAAGTTTCCCTCGAAGGAAGA gATTGTTAACTGCATGAATTGCAAACCGGAGAAAACGTTATCCCTCAGTAATTTTTAA